In a genomic window of Candidatus Binatia bacterium:
- a CDS encoding nuclear transport factor 2 family protein — protein sequence MSQLSVADRLEIQELLSRYCHCIDRGRWDAFPDLFTEDCRLDLSQVMGLYEGRSGLQAFVDTMKPLGIFMRHLVTNVVIDGDGERAHVESYVVAVTGSEANPTRTTGFYDDEVVKQDGRWLLHRRTLTLDVPKA from the coding sequence ATGAGCCAGCTCAGCGTCGCCGACCGCCTCGAGATCCAGGAGCTCCTCTCCCGGTACTGTCACTGCATCGACCGCGGCCGCTGGGACGCGTTTCCCGACCTCTTCACCGAGGACTGCCGGCTCGATCTGAGCCAGGTGATGGGCCTCTACGAGGGACGCTCCGGCCTCCAGGCGTTCGTCGACACCATGAAGCCGCTCGGCATCTTCATGCGACACCTGGTGACCAATGTCGTCATCGACGGCGACGGCGAGCGCGCGCACGTCGAGTCCTACGTCGTCGCCGTCACCGGCTCGGAGGCGAACCCGACCCGCACGACGGGCTTCTACGACGACGAGGTCGTCAAGCAAGACGGGCGCTGGCTGCTGCACCGCCGCACGCTGACGCTCGACGTTCCGAAGGCCTGA